One window of Streptomyces sp. FIT100 genomic DNA carries:
- a CDS encoding cation-translocating P-type ATPase, giving the protein MTTTVPEAREVELAIGGMTCASCAARIERKLNRIDGVEATVNYATEKARVSYREGIAVRELIATVEATGYTATEPAPVPAPASVPQAGGAPVSDGGGEGDGDGLRDLRHRLITAVALAVPVVAMAMAPALQFTYWQWLSLTLAAPVATYAAWPFHRAALVNARHGAATMDTLISLGVSAAFLWSLWALFFGHAGMPGMTHAFELTVARGDGGENIYLETAAGVTAFILAGRYFEARSKRRAGAALRALLELGAKDVTLLRDGREHPVPVAELKAGDLFLVRPGEKIATDGVVVEGASAVDASMLTGESVPVEVAVGDTVTGATLNAGGRLVVEATRVGAGTQLARMAKLVEDAQNGKAAAQRLADRISAVFVPAVIALALGTLGVWLAGGSPLPAAFTAAVAVLIIACPCALGLATPMALMVGTGRGARLGILIKGPEALETTRTVDTVVLDKTGTVTTGRMTLLEVHTAASADEREVLRLAGALEHMSEHPVARAVAAGAAERVGPLPVPEEFTGLAGLGVRGVVDGHEVVVGRVRLVDESGAELPEELERARAAAEEAGRTAITVAWDGAARAVLVVADAVKDTSPEAIRRLRALGLSPILLTGDNETVARAVAAEAGIDEVIAEVMPEDKVAVVKRLQAQGRRVAMVGDGVNDAAALAQADLGLAMGTGTDAAIEAGDVTLVRGDLRVAADAIRLSRRTLGTIRSNLFWAFAYNVAALPLAAAGLLNPMIAGAAMAFSSVFVVANSLRLRGFRAAA; this is encoded by the coding sequence ATGACCACCACGGTCCCCGAAGCGCGCGAGGTCGAGCTCGCCATCGGCGGCATGACCTGCGCCTCCTGCGCAGCCCGGATCGAGCGGAAGCTCAACCGCATCGACGGGGTCGAGGCCACCGTCAACTACGCGACGGAGAAGGCCCGGGTCAGCTACCGGGAGGGCATAGCCGTCCGGGAGCTGATCGCCACCGTCGAGGCGACGGGGTACACCGCCACCGAGCCCGCCCCTGTCCCCGCCCCCGCCTCCGTTCCGCAGGCCGGCGGCGCCCCGGTGTCCGACGGCGGCGGGGAGGGGGACGGGGACGGGCTGCGCGACCTGCGCCACCGCCTGATCACCGCCGTGGCCCTCGCCGTGCCGGTCGTCGCGATGGCCATGGCCCCGGCCCTCCAGTTCACGTACTGGCAGTGGCTCTCGCTCACCCTGGCCGCCCCCGTCGCCACCTACGCGGCCTGGCCCTTCCACCGGGCCGCGCTGGTCAACGCCAGACACGGCGCCGCCACGATGGACACGCTGATCTCCCTCGGGGTCTCGGCCGCGTTCCTGTGGTCGCTGTGGGCGCTGTTCTTCGGCCACGCCGGGATGCCGGGCATGACCCATGCCTTCGAGCTGACCGTCGCCCGCGGCGACGGCGGCGAGAACATCTACCTGGAGACCGCCGCCGGAGTCACCGCCTTCATCCTCGCCGGCCGGTACTTCGAGGCCCGGTCCAAGCGCAGGGCGGGCGCCGCGCTGCGGGCCCTGCTCGAACTCGGCGCGAAGGACGTGACCCTGCTGCGCGACGGCAGGGAGCACCCGGTGCCCGTGGCCGAGCTCAAGGCGGGCGACCTCTTCCTGGTCCGTCCGGGGGAGAAGATCGCCACCGACGGCGTCGTCGTCGAGGGCGCATCGGCGGTGGACGCGTCCATGCTGACCGGCGAGTCCGTGCCCGTCGAGGTCGCGGTAGGCGACACGGTCACCGGTGCGACGCTCAACGCGGGCGGCCGACTCGTCGTCGAGGCCACCCGCGTCGGCGCCGGCACCCAGCTGGCCAGGATGGCGAAGCTGGTCGAGGACGCCCAGAACGGAAAGGCCGCCGCCCAGCGGCTGGCCGACCGGATCTCCGCGGTCTTCGTCCCCGCCGTCATCGCGCTCGCGCTCGGCACGCTCGGCGTCTGGCTCGCGGGCGGATCACCCCTCCCGGCCGCGTTCACGGCCGCCGTCGCCGTACTGATCATCGCCTGCCCCTGCGCCCTCGGTCTTGCCACCCCCATGGCGCTCATGGTCGGTACCGGCCGCGGTGCCCGGCTCGGCATCCTCATCAAGGGCCCTGAAGCGCTGGAGACCACCCGGACGGTCGACACCGTGGTGCTCGACAAGACCGGCACCGTGACCACCGGGAGGATGACCCTGCTGGAGGTGCACACCGCGGCGTCGGCCGATGAGCGCGAGGTCCTGCGGCTGGCCGGAGCCCTGGAGCACATGTCCGAGCACCCCGTCGCGCGGGCCGTCGCCGCCGGTGCCGCAGAGCGCGTCGGGCCGCTGCCCGTCCCGGAGGAGTTCACCGGCCTGGCCGGGCTCGGGGTCAGGGGCGTCGTCGACGGACACGAGGTCGTCGTCGGCCGCGTCAGGCTGGTGGACGAGTCGGGGGCGGAGCTGCCAGAGGAGCTGGAGCGGGCCAGGGCCGCGGCCGAGGAGGCCGGGCGGACCGCGATCACCGTCGCCTGGGACGGCGCGGCGCGGGCGGTCCTCGTCGTGGCCGACGCGGTCAAGGACACCAGCCCCGAGGCGATCCGGAGGCTGCGTGCCCTCGGACTCTCCCCGATCCTGCTGACGGGCGACAACGAGACGGTCGCCCGGGCGGTCGCCGCGGAGGCCGGTATCGACGAGGTGATCGCCGAGGTCATGCCCGAGGACAAGGTCGCCGTCGTCAAGCGCCTTCAGGCACAGGGCCGCCGGGTCGCGATGGTCGGGGACGGCGTGAACGACGCCGCGGCCCTCGCCCAGGCCGACCTGGGGCTGGCCATGGGCACCGGCACCGACGCGGCGATCGAGGCGGGCGACGTGACCCTGGTCCGCGGCGACCTGCGGGTCGCGGCCGACGCGATCCGGCTCTCCCGCAGGACCCTCGGCACGATCAGGTCCAATCTGTTCTGGGCCTTCGCCTACAACGTCGCCGCACTGCCGCTGGCCGCCGCCGGTCTGCTCAACCCCATGATCGCGGGCGCGGCGATGGCCTTCAGTTCGGTCTTCGTGGTGGCCAACAGCCTGCGGCTGCGCGGCTTCCGGGCCGCGGCCTGA
- a CDS encoding FAD-dependent monooxygenase: MEEHADDRVPVLIVGGSLVGLSTSLFLGRLGVGHMLVERHASTSRHPRGRGNNVRTMELFRGAGAEQLIHDASSVLAGNHGILQTPTLVGDQGEWLFKEIDPGGGLSRFSPTAWCVCSQNDLEPVLLDCARSLGGDLRYSTELKSFEQDPEGVTAVIEDRATGRLSTVRADYLVAADGPRSPVREKLGIGQTGPGELFHNVSITFRSRRLADVVGGRRFIVCYLTDPEADGALLPVDNVESWVFHAPWHPDRGETLEDFTDERCIAHIRRATGAPDIDVEITGKAPWHAAERVAERYGAGRVFLAGDSAHEMSPTGAFGSNTGIQDAHNLAWKLALVLDGSAGPGLLKTYELERLPVAAATSARASARSAEHSHPGYAPAPGVLGGRQGGMLTVAMGYRYPRGAVLDADPDMPVVPDRMDLRGEPGSRAPHMWLHRPDEARRLSTLDLYERSFVLLTGAGGKAWHTAAPVVAERLSIRLAAYRIGDGGDTDLVPEAGADWAELHGTTDEGAVVVRPDGFVAWRSPGRAGDPEATLTAAMEALLQRY; encoded by the coding sequence ATGGAAGAACACGCAGACGACCGCGTACCGGTCCTCATCGTGGGCGGATCCCTGGTGGGTCTTTCCACGTCGCTGTTCCTGGGCCGGCTCGGTGTCGGGCACATGCTCGTCGAGCGTCACGCGAGCACCTCGAGACATCCGCGCGGACGCGGCAACAACGTGCGGACCATGGAGCTGTTCCGGGGCGCCGGCGCCGAACAGCTCATCCACGACGCCTCGTCCGTGCTCGCAGGCAACCACGGCATCCTGCAGACGCCCACGCTCGTCGGCGACCAGGGCGAGTGGCTGTTCAAGGAGATCGACCCGGGGGGCGGGCTCTCCCGCTTCAGCCCGACCGCCTGGTGCGTGTGCAGCCAGAACGACCTGGAGCCGGTGCTGCTGGACTGCGCCAGGAGTCTCGGCGGCGATCTGCGCTACTCCACCGAGCTCAAGTCCTTCGAGCAGGACCCGGAGGGCGTCACCGCCGTGATCGAGGACCGGGCGACCGGCCGGCTCAGCACGGTCCGCGCGGACTACCTGGTCGCCGCCGACGGGCCCCGCAGCCCGGTGCGCGAGAAGCTCGGCATCGGCCAGACGGGCCCCGGCGAGCTCTTCCACAACGTCAGCATCACCTTCCGCTCGCGCCGCCTCGCGGACGTCGTCGGCGGCCGGCGCTTCATCGTCTGCTATCTGACCGACCCCGAGGCGGACGGCGCCCTGCTGCCCGTGGACAACGTCGAGAGCTGGGTCTTCCACGCCCCCTGGCACCCCGACCGCGGGGAGACGCTGGAGGACTTCACCGACGAGCGCTGCATCGCCCACATCCGCAGGGCCACCGGCGCCCCCGACATCGACGTCGAGATCACCGGCAAGGCGCCCTGGCACGCCGCCGAACGGGTCGCGGAGCGGTACGGCGCAGGCCGGGTCTTCCTCGCGGGCGACTCCGCCCATGAGATGTCCCCGACCGGGGCGTTCGGATCCAACACCGGGATCCAGGACGCGCACAACCTCGCCTGGAAGCTGGCCCTGGTCCTGGACGGCTCCGCCGGTCCCGGGCTGCTCAAGACGTACGAACTGGAACGGCTCCCCGTGGCGGCGGCCACCAGCGCACGCGCCTCGGCCCGCTCGGCGGAGCACAGCCACCCCGGCTACGCCCCGGCCCCCGGCGTCCTCGGCGGGCGCCAGGGCGGAATGCTCACCGTCGCCATGGGCTACCGCTACCCGCGCGGTGCCGTGCTGGACGCGGACCCGGACATGCCCGTCGTACCCGATCGGATGGACCTGCGCGGCGAGCCCGGCAGCCGGGCCCCGCACATGTGGCTGCACCGGCCCGACGAGGCGCGCCGGCTGTCCACCCTGGACCTGTACGAGCGGTCGTTCGTGCTGCTGACCGGGGCCGGCGGCAAGGCATGGCACACGGCGGCGCCGGTCGTCGCCGAGCGGCTCTCGATCAGGCTCGCCGCCTACCGGATCGGCGACGGGGGCGACACCGACCTGGTCCCCGAAGCGGGTGCCGACTGGGCCGAGCTGCACGGCACGACGGACGAGGGCGCGGTGGTGGTCCGTCCGGACGGGTTCGTGGCCTGGCGCTCGCCCGGGCGGGCAGGCGACCCCGAGGCGACGCTCACCGCGGCCATGGAGGCGCTGCTCCAGCGCTACTGA
- a CDS encoding SchA/CurD-like domain-containing protein: MTTLSERISQSAFDGSRLRVVLLLDLHDGAQQRFLQAYEHMRNQVASVPGHISDQLCQSIENPSQWLITSEWESAPPFLDWVNSEEHVETVRPLHNCVRDTRSLRFSVLRETGKLHTSAEAAQIGGGLQPFPRVGDGVVRHALTFTVKPGSEAVVAEILAGYDSPESKVDEHTRLRRTSLFMHGNRVVRAVEVQGDLLAALRHVARQPEVRAVEEAINPYLEQDRDLNDPDSARVFFTRAALPAVHHLATAGEGHPDVKRHALLYPAKPGCGMALARLLAQQDESAADDPSACVDSSTIFQRDDIVVRLVDVRGSIDCDPLLALGAHGPRKAAMLARLLDDDAVGGGSSASEEDMALFLKKADMRLITDRRAR; encoded by the coding sequence ATGACTACGCTGTCCGAACGTATATCTCAGTCGGCCTTCGACGGCTCCAGGCTGCGGGTCGTACTCCTGCTGGACCTTCACGACGGCGCCCAGCAGCGCTTTCTCCAGGCGTACGAGCACATGCGCAACCAGGTGGCGTCGGTTCCCGGCCACATCAGCGACCAGCTGTGCCAGTCGATCGAGAACCCCTCGCAGTGGCTGATCACCAGCGAGTGGGAGAGCGCTCCGCCGTTCCTCGACTGGGTGAACAGCGAGGAGCACGTGGAGACGGTCCGGCCGCTGCACAACTGCGTACGGGACACCCGCTCGCTGCGTTTCAGTGTTCTGCGCGAGACGGGCAAGCTGCACACCTCTGCCGAGGCGGCACAGATCGGCGGCGGCCTTCAGCCCTTCCCCCGGGTGGGCGACGGCGTGGTGCGCCATGCCCTCACCTTCACCGTCAAGCCGGGCAGCGAGGCCGTCGTCGCGGAGATCCTCGCCGGCTACGACTCGCCCGAATCCAAGGTCGACGAGCACACCCGGCTGCGCCGCACCTCCCTCTTCATGCACGGCAACCGGGTCGTGCGGGCCGTGGAGGTGCAGGGCGACCTGCTCGCGGCGCTGCGCCATGTCGCCCGGCAGCCCGAGGTCCGGGCCGTCGAGGAGGCCATCAACCCTTATCTGGAGCAGGACCGGGACCTCAACGACCCGGACTCCGCACGGGTGTTCTTCACCCGGGCGGCGCTCCCGGCGGTGCACCACCTGGCCACCGCCGGCGAGGGGCATCCGGACGTCAAGCGGCACGCGCTGCTCTACCCGGCCAAGCCGGGCTGCGGCATGGCGCTCGCCCGGCTGCTCGCCCAGCAGGACGAGTCGGCGGCCGACGACCCGTCGGCCTGCGTCGACAGCAGCACGATCTTCCAGCGGGACGACATCGTCGTGCGCCTGGTCGATGTGCGCGGATCGATCGACTGCGACCCGCTGCTCGCGCTCGGCGCGCACGGCCCCCGCAAGGCGGCCATGCTCGCGCGGCTGCTCGACGACGACGCGGTCGGCGGCGGTTCGTCGGCGTCTGAGGAGGACATGGCGCTCTTCCTCAAGAAGGCCGACATGCGCCTGATCACCGACCGCCGGGCCCGCTGA
- a CDS encoding cupin domain-containing protein, translating to MTTPHRIVDLSETQPNRRRGGDLRAMLTPTSVGATSGFMGLAIVEPGDRIGEHYHPYSEEFVYVVSGALEVDLDDETFAIRPDQGLLIPPYVRHRFRNVGSTEARMVFHLGPLAPRPELGHVDTEETPAEEAAGERRPPERTGTRS from the coding sequence ATGACCACACCTCATCGCATCGTCGACCTCAGCGAGACCCAGCCCAACCGCAGGCGCGGAGGCGATCTGCGCGCCATGCTCACGCCCACCTCCGTGGGCGCCACGAGCGGCTTCATGGGCCTGGCGATCGTGGAGCCCGGCGACCGCATCGGTGAGCACTACCACCCGTACTCCGAGGAGTTCGTGTACGTCGTCAGCGGCGCGCTCGAAGTGGACCTGGACGACGAGACGTTCGCGATCCGGCCGGACCAGGGCCTGCTGATCCCGCCGTACGTACGGCACCGGTTCCGCAACGTGGGCAGCACGGAGGCCCGGATGGTCTTCCACCTCGGCCCGCTGGCACCGCGCCCGGAGCTCGGCCACGTCGACACCGAGGAGACCCCCGCCGAGGAGGCCGCCGGCGAACGCCGGCCGCCCGAACGGACAGGGACGCGTTCATGA
- a CDS encoding beta-ketoacyl synthase: MTRRVAVTGVGIVAPGGVGIPAFWDLLSSGRTATRGITLFDPTGFRSRIAAECDFDPAAHGLGSEEIQRADRYVQFAMVAAREALRDAGLDPEQEDPWRIGVSLGTAVGGTTRLEHDYVKVSSSGRRWDVDPSEAEPHLHRAFSPSALASEVAEQTGAHGPVQTVSTGCTSGLDAIGYAFHAIEEGRVDVCIAGASDSPISPITVACFDAIKATSPNNDDPAHASRPFDANRDGFVMGEGGAVLVLEELEHARARGATVYCEIGGYATFGNAYHMTGLTREGLEMARAINSALDHAGVDGSDIDYVNAHGSGTQQNDRHETAAVKESLGSHAYEVPMSSIKSMVGHSLGAIGAIEVVACVLALAHQVVPPTANYETPDPECDLDYVPRTARALKLRNVLSVGSGFGGFQSAVVLTRPGGRTP; encoded by the coding sequence ATGACCCGGCGGGTAGCGGTCACCGGAGTCGGCATAGTGGCGCCGGGGGGTGTGGGCATACCGGCGTTCTGGGACCTCCTGTCCAGCGGCCGCACGGCCACACGCGGCATCACCCTCTTCGATCCGACGGGGTTCCGCTCGCGCATCGCCGCCGAGTGCGACTTCGATCCGGCCGCCCACGGCCTCGGCTCCGAGGAGATCCAGCGCGCCGACCGGTACGTGCAGTTCGCCATGGTCGCCGCACGGGAGGCGCTGCGGGACGCGGGGCTCGACCCGGAGCAGGAGGACCCCTGGCGGATCGGGGTGTCCCTGGGCACCGCGGTCGGCGGCACCACCCGGCTGGAGCACGACTACGTCAAGGTCAGCAGTTCGGGCCGGCGCTGGGACGTGGATCCCAGCGAGGCGGAGCCGCATCTGCACCGGGCCTTCTCGCCCAGCGCCCTCGCCTCCGAGGTCGCCGAGCAGACCGGTGCCCACGGCCCGGTGCAGACCGTCTCGACGGGCTGCACCTCGGGTCTTGACGCCATCGGGTACGCCTTCCACGCGATAGAGGAGGGCCGGGTCGACGTCTGCATCGCCGGTGCGTCGGACTCCCCGATATCACCGATCACGGTGGCCTGCTTCGACGCGATCAAGGCGACGTCGCCGAACAACGACGACCCCGCCCACGCCTCCCGCCCCTTCGACGCGAACCGGGACGGGTTCGTGATGGGCGAGGGCGGAGCCGTCCTCGTGCTGGAGGAGCTGGAACACGCCCGCGCCCGCGGGGCCACCGTGTACTGCGAGATCGGCGGCTACGCGACCTTCGGGAACGCGTACCACATGACCGGTCTCACCCGTGAGGGCCTGGAGATGGCCCGCGCGATCAACAGCGCGCTCGACCATGCCGGCGTCGACGGGTCGGACATCGACTACGTCAACGCGCACGGCTCGGGCACCCAGCAGAACGACCGCCACGAGACCGCGGCGGTGAAGGAGTCGCTCGGTTCGCACGCGTACGAGGTGCCGATGAGTTCCATCAAGTCCATGGTGGGTCACTCGCTCGGCGCCATCGGGGCGATCGAGGTCGTCGCCTGTGTGCTGGCACTCGCCCACCAGGTGGTGCCGCCCACGGCGAACTACGAGACCCCCGACCCCGAGTGCGACCTCGACTACGTGCCACGCACGGCGCGCGCCCTCAAGCTGCGCAACGTGCTCTCGGTCGGCAGCGGATTCGGCGGATTCCAGTCCGCCGTGGTCCTGACCCGGCCAGGAGGGAGGACACCATGA
- a CDS encoding ketosynthase chain-length factor, with protein sequence MSPRQDRRPVVTGIGVVAPNGIGTDAFWKSTREGASVLGHITREGCDHMPVRVAGEVRGFDPQALVEERYLVQTDRFTHFAMAAADMALVDAGIAPGEFGDSPFAVGVVTAAGSGGGEFGQRELQRLWGQGSRYVGPYQSIAWFYAASTGQISIRGGFKGPCGVVASDEAGGLDALAHAGRVIGRGTDAVVIGAAEAPLAPYSLVCQLGYRELSTIDEPERAYRPFTSDACGFVPAEGGAMLVVEDEAAALRRGVPVRAYVAGHAATFTGASRWEQSREGLAHAIRGALAEAGCAPEEVDVVFADALGIPEADRAEALAIADALGPHCKRVPVTAPKTGTGRAYCGAPLLDTAAAVLALQDGLVPPTPHVSDVCHDLEVVTGRARPAELRTALVLSRGLMGSNAALVLRHGADAPC encoded by the coding sequence ATGAGTCCTCGGCAGGACCGGCGTCCGGTCGTCACCGGAATCGGCGTCGTCGCCCCCAACGGGATCGGCACCGATGCCTTCTGGAAGTCCACGCGCGAGGGCGCGAGCGTCCTCGGCCACATCACCCGAGAAGGCTGCGACCACATGCCGGTCCGTGTCGCCGGCGAGGTCCGGGGCTTCGACCCCCAGGCCCTGGTCGAGGAGCGTTACCTCGTCCAGACCGACCGGTTCACGCACTTCGCGATGGCCGCGGCCGACATGGCGCTGGTCGACGCGGGGATAGCACCCGGCGAATTCGGCGATTCACCGTTCGCGGTGGGAGTGGTCACGGCGGCGGGTTCGGGCGGTGGCGAGTTCGGCCAGCGCGAGCTGCAGCGGCTGTGGGGGCAGGGCTCGCGCTATGTGGGCCCGTATCAGTCCATCGCCTGGTTCTACGCGGCGAGCACCGGCCAGATCTCGATCCGCGGCGGGTTCAAGGGCCCGTGCGGTGTCGTGGCCAGTGACGAGGCGGGCGGTCTGGACGCGCTGGCGCACGCCGGCCGGGTCATCGGCCGGGGCACCGACGCCGTCGTCATCGGCGCAGCCGAGGCGCCGCTCGCGCCGTACTCGCTCGTCTGCCAGCTCGGCTACCGGGAACTCAGCACCATCGACGAACCGGAGCGCGCCTACCGGCCGTTCACCTCGGACGCCTGCGGATTCGTCCCCGCGGAGGGCGGCGCGATGCTGGTCGTCGAGGACGAGGCCGCGGCCCTGCGCCGCGGTGTCCCGGTGCGGGCCTACGTGGCCGGGCACGCCGCGACGTTCACCGGGGCCTCCCGGTGGGAGCAGTCCCGCGAGGGGCTGGCCCATGCGATCCGCGGTGCTCTGGCCGAGGCCGGCTGCGCCCCCGAGGAGGTCGACGTCGTCTTCGCGGACGCGCTCGGCATCCCGGAGGCGGACCGGGCCGAGGCGCTGGCCATCGCCGACGCCCTGGGTCCGCACTGCAAGCGGGTGCCGGTGACGGCCCCCAAGACCGGCACCGGCCGGGCGTACTGCGGAGCGCCGCTCCTCGACACGGCCGCCGCGGTGCTCGCCCTGCAGGACGGTCTCGTGCCGCCCACGCCCCATGTGTCCGACGTCTGCCACGACCTTGAGGTCGTGACCGGCCGGGCCCGCCCCGCCGAGCTGCGTACGGCCCTGGTGCTGAGCCGGGGACTGATGGGCTCGAACGCGGCGCTCGTGCTGCGGCACGGCGCCGACGCCCCCTGTTGA
- a CDS encoding acyl carrier protein, with amino-acid sequence MTTQITKLTVEELAALMKKGAGITVDPQEMGSRPEARFDEYGLDSLGLLGIVGELENRYGRALPADADRCKTPREFLDLVNNSLMAGA; translated from the coding sequence ATGACCACGCAAATCACCAAACTGACCGTCGAAGAGCTGGCAGCCCTGATGAAGAAGGGCGCCGGTATCACCGTCGACCCGCAGGAGATGGGCAGCCGGCCCGAGGCCCGGTTCGACGAGTACGGCCTCGACTCGCTCGGCCTGCTGGGCATCGTGGGCGAACTGGAGAACCGGTACGGCCGGGCGCTGCCCGCCGACGCCGACCGCTGCAAGACCCCGCGCGAATTCCTCGACCTCGTCAACAACTCCCTCATGGCAGGAGCCTGA
- a CDS encoding SRPBCC family protein, with product MSGHTENKITIDAPLDLVWDMTNDIENWPQLFSEYASVEILERENSRTTFRLTMHPDENGTVWSWVSERTTDRKALTVRARRVETGPFQHMDIRWEYKQTPQGVLMHWTQDFAMKPDAPVDDDWMTDNINRNSKVQMQLIRDKIEQRARERASVSVATD from the coding sequence GTGTCCGGGCACACCGAAAACAAGATCACCATCGACGCCCCTCTCGACCTCGTCTGGGACATGACCAACGACATCGAGAACTGGCCGCAGCTGTTCAGCGAGTACGCCTCCGTGGAGATCCTGGAGCGCGAGAACAGCAGGACGACGTTCCGCCTCACCATGCACCCCGACGAGAACGGCACGGTGTGGAGCTGGGTGTCGGAGCGCACCACCGACCGCAAGGCGCTCACCGTGCGCGCCCGCCGCGTCGAGACCGGTCCCTTCCAGCACATGGACATCCGCTGGGAGTACAAGCAGACCCCGCAGGGTGTCCTCATGCACTGGACGCAGGACTTCGCGATGAAGCCGGACGCCCCGGTCGACGACGACTGGATGACCGACAACATCAACAGGAACTCCAAGGTCCAGATGCAGCTGATCAGGGACAAGATCGAGCAGCGCGCCCGCGAGCGCGCGTCCGTCTCGGTCGCCACCGACTGA
- a CDS encoding TcmI family type II polyketide cyclase, with product MHHQALIVARMAPGSAPDIAKVFEDSDRGELPGLVGVTRRTLFQFGDVYMHLIEADRPPGPAVAKVADHPAFRDVSDKLSAYVSAYDPATWRSPKDAMALEFYRWESGA from the coding sequence ATGCACCACCAGGCTCTGATCGTCGCCCGCATGGCACCGGGCTCGGCCCCGGACATCGCGAAGGTGTTCGAGGACTCGGACCGGGGTGAACTGCCGGGTCTCGTCGGGGTGACCCGGCGCACCCTGTTCCAGTTCGGCGATGTGTACATGCATCTGATCGAGGCGGACCGGCCGCCGGGACCCGCCGTCGCCAAGGTGGCGGACCACCCGGCGTTCCGGGACGTCAGCGACAAGCTCTCCGCGTACGTGAGCGCGTACGACCCGGCGACGTGGCGGAGCCCGAAGGACGCCATGGCCCTCGAGTTCTACCGCTGGGAGAGCGGCGCTTAG
- a CDS encoding methyltransferase, producing MTTVNTTTAQEAGTPSSMRLRELVFGAACAAAVRAAARLGVADALGDSPATAEELAASVRTDPRALRRLLRALSCYEIFEETADGRFAHTDMSRMLRENDPHSLKYISLWCTEPWTWDAWPLLDEAVRSGSSVFDRLYGKGFFDHLHEDAHESAHVFNQAMTTSSMQSARDVAELLDLTGVSTVADIGGGQGHVLASLLEKHPHLRGTLLDLPRVVANADPRLRGGGPLAERTTVLPGDCREAIPVDVDLYIIKNILEWDDESTRRTLRNVIGAARPGARVVVIENLVDDTPSMKFTTAMDLLLLLNVGGAKHTKESMISRMADAGLIVGDVRPVNAYLHAFESITPA from the coding sequence ATGACGACCGTGAACACCACCACTGCGCAGGAGGCCGGCACCCCGTCCTCCATGCGGCTGCGCGAGCTCGTCTTCGGCGCGGCCTGCGCCGCCGCCGTGCGCGCCGCCGCAAGACTCGGGGTCGCCGACGCGCTGGGGGACTCCCCCGCCACCGCGGAGGAACTGGCGGCCTCGGTGCGGACCGACCCGCGGGCGCTGCGGCGGCTGCTGCGCGCCCTGTCCTGCTACGAGATCTTCGAAGAGACCGCCGACGGGCGGTTCGCCCACACCGACATGTCCCGCATGCTGCGCGAGAACGACCCGCACAGCCTGAAGTACATCTCCCTGTGGTGCACCGAGCCCTGGACCTGGGACGCCTGGCCGCTCCTCGACGAGGCGGTGCGCTCCGGCAGCAGCGTCTTCGACCGGCTGTACGGAAAGGGGTTCTTCGACCACCTGCACGAGGACGCCCACGAGTCGGCGCACGTCTTCAACCAGGCCATGACCACCTCCAGCATGCAGTCGGCCCGGGACGTCGCGGAACTCCTCGACCTCACCGGCGTATCGACGGTCGCGGACATCGGCGGCGGCCAGGGGCACGTCCTGGCAAGCCTGCTGGAGAAGCACCCCCATCTGCGCGGAACCCTGCTGGACCTGCCGCGCGTGGTGGCGAACGCCGACCCCAGGCTGCGCGGCGGCGGCCCGCTCGCCGAGCGCACCACCGTCCTCCCCGGCGACTGCCGGGAGGCCATCCCCGTCGACGTCGACCTCTACATCATCAAGAACATCCTGGAGTGGGACGACGAGAGCACCCGCAGGACCCTGCGGAACGTCATCGGCGCGGCCCGTCCGGGGGCCAGGGTGGTGGTCATCGAGAACCTCGTCGACGACACCCCTTCGATGAAGTTCACCACCGCCATGGACCTGCTGCTGCTCCTCAACGTCGGAGGCGCCAAGCACACCAAGGAGAGCATGATCAGCAGGATGGCGGACGCCGGTCTCATCGTCGGCGACGTCCGTCCCGTGAACGCGTACCTCCACGCGTTCGAGAGCATCACCCCCGCCTGA